The following proteins are co-located in the Pseudarthrobacter siccitolerans genome:
- a CDS encoding multicopper oxidase family protein encodes MTISRRQVLLIGGLGVLGAGAAMLPTGSVEAKSASRLSDKEMPRPFQAAFVQAPILEPSSTGIDPADGLPVNYYRLTEKAATANILPRLTTPILGYNGLFPGPTISLDQGTKAVMRVRNQLPAQHALDGHSLSTSTHLHGSASLPQYDGYASDITLPGFYKDYHYPNFQPARTLWYHDHGVHFTALNAYSGLAAQYHMHDPVERRLLPQGRYDVALTVSDAMFAADGSLGYDDNTHSGLWGDVILVNGKPWPVMKVQKRVYRFRILNCSISRSLRPTLSTGDPLVMVGTDGGLMPAAQSVANYRHGGAERYEVLIDFRKYKTGQRIELRNLSNKNNVDYDYTGKIMAFDVTDEPVDTSDPTWNRIPTTLVGSEAMSLTAKQSVKTRSFRVERDDTTNMWTINGESWQDVIASGYKRVAADPALNSVEIWQIENKSGGWFHPVHIHLVDFQVISRNGQAPFPHERGPKDVVYVGEGETVRVLMKFTPNKGVYMMHCHNLPHEDHDMMIQFRVGLKESDVDDNDPMTAAKATWDTEKD; translated from the coding sequence ATGACAATTTCACGCCGTCAGGTTCTGTTAATCGGAGGACTCGGAGTCCTGGGAGCAGGGGCCGCCATGCTGCCCACGGGTTCGGTGGAGGCCAAGTCGGCCAGCCGGCTCAGTGACAAGGAGATGCCGCGGCCATTCCAGGCAGCCTTTGTCCAGGCCCCGATCCTCGAACCATCTTCCACCGGCATCGATCCCGCGGACGGGTTGCCGGTCAACTACTACCGCCTGACAGAGAAGGCCGCTACGGCCAACATCCTCCCACGGCTGACCACGCCGATCCTTGGCTACAACGGCCTGTTCCCCGGCCCCACCATCAGTCTGGACCAAGGAACAAAGGCCGTCATGAGGGTGCGCAACCAGCTCCCGGCCCAGCATGCGCTGGACGGGCACTCGCTTTCCACGTCCACCCACCTGCACGGGTCGGCGTCCCTGCCCCAATATGACGGTTACGCCAGCGATATCACGCTTCCGGGGTTCTACAAGGACTATCACTACCCCAACTTCCAACCGGCCCGCACGCTCTGGTACCACGACCACGGTGTCCACTTCACTGCCCTCAACGCCTATTCCGGCCTCGCGGCGCAGTACCACATGCACGATCCCGTTGAACGCCGGCTGCTCCCGCAGGGCCGCTACGACGTGGCACTGACAGTCAGCGACGCGATGTTCGCCGCTGACGGGTCCCTGGGGTACGACGACAACACCCACTCGGGCCTGTGGGGCGACGTCATCCTGGTCAACGGAAAGCCGTGGCCCGTCATGAAGGTGCAGAAACGCGTGTACCGCTTCCGCATCCTGAACTGCTCCATTTCCCGTTCGCTGCGGCCCACCCTCAGCACCGGAGATCCCCTGGTGATGGTTGGCACCGACGGCGGCCTGATGCCGGCGGCCCAGAGCGTGGCGAATTACCGCCACGGCGGGGCGGAACGGTATGAAGTCCTGATCGATTTCCGCAAGTACAAGACGGGACAGCGGATCGAGCTCCGGAACCTGTCCAATAAGAACAACGTGGATTATGACTACACCGGCAAGATCATGGCCTTCGATGTCACGGACGAGCCGGTGGACACCTCGGACCCCACCTGGAACCGGATCCCCACCACGTTGGTGGGAAGCGAAGCAATGTCGCTGACAGCAAAGCAATCCGTGAAAACCCGCAGTTTCCGGGTGGAGCGGGATGACACTACCAACATGTGGACCATCAACGGCGAAAGCTGGCAGGACGTCATCGCCAGCGGTTACAAGAGAGTCGCTGCCGATCCCGCCCTCAATTCGGTGGAGATTTGGCAAATCGAGAACAAATCGGGCGGCTGGTTCCACCCCGTTCACATCCACCTGGTGGACTTCCAGGTCATCAGCCGCAATGGACAGGCGCCTTTCCCGCACGAGCGTGGTCCCAAGGACGTGGTGTATGTCGGTGAAGGCGAGACCGTCAGGGTCCTGATGAAGTTCACCCCCAACAAGGGCGTCTACATGATGCACTGCCACAACCTGCCACACGAGGACCACGACATGATGATCCAATTCCGGGTGGGCCTGAAAGAGAGCGATGTGGACGACAACGATCCCATGACCGCGGCCAAAGCCACCTGGGACACCGAGAAGGATTGA
- a CDS encoding GAF and ANTAR domain-containing protein: MTVHVQGTSRRVLKADGGRQGVAGVADEPWFKPSGFLLDLVTNADTDAASLRRLAEAAAVALTQAIGVQIDCAVMLSTAQGAPIQAANNGRAAGLGYLEQDLEDGPMKQAAAADGPFVVDAAETTLRWQAYRRRFLDAGYGEVLAVPLRLDPGTTAALGFFAPPEERFDPDAVNHATWFARVASQSLKVALEVRSVRSAGDNLKALLESRTSIDVACGVIMGRNRCSYADAFGLLAGASTQRNKQVREVAEGFLKNLPNGSPGTRFEL, translated from the coding sequence ATGACAGTCCATGTGCAGGGCACCAGCAGAAGGGTGCTGAAGGCCGACGGCGGAAGGCAAGGAGTGGCGGGCGTCGCCGACGAGCCGTGGTTCAAGCCGTCCGGGTTCCTGCTGGACCTGGTCACGAACGCAGACACGGATGCGGCCTCCCTGAGGCGGCTGGCGGAAGCAGCAGCGGTAGCCCTCACTCAGGCAATCGGAGTCCAGATTGACTGTGCCGTGATGCTGTCCACAGCCCAGGGGGCTCCCATCCAGGCGGCCAACAATGGACGGGCCGCGGGTCTGGGCTACCTGGAACAGGATCTCGAAGACGGCCCCATGAAGCAGGCCGCGGCGGCGGACGGCCCCTTCGTGGTGGACGCCGCCGAAACAACGCTGCGATGGCAGGCCTACCGGCGCCGGTTCCTCGACGCCGGCTACGGTGAGGTGCTTGCCGTTCCGCTGCGGCTTGATCCCGGCACCACTGCCGCCCTGGGATTCTTTGCACCGCCGGAGGAGCGGTTTGATCCCGACGCCGTCAACCATGCAACATGGTTTGCCCGGGTTGCATCGCAGAGCCTGAAAGTGGCACTCGAGGTCCGGAGCGTCCGGTCCGCGGGGGACAACCTGAAGGCGCTGCTGGAAAGCCGGACGTCCATAGACGTTGCCTGCGGTGTGATCATGGGCCGCAACCGCTGCTCCTACGCGGACGCTTTCGGCCTGCTGGCCGGGGCTTCGACCCAACGGAACAAGCAAGTCCGCGAAGTGGCTGAGGGATTCCTGAAGAACCTGCCAAACGGCTCCCCCGGGACACGCTTCGAGCTGTGA
- a CDS encoding peroxidase family protein: MQAFSRKSPSTPHHGTASARVRFLAASGALALAASMGLPPVAANAVQAPVGAGFTITPADLSFILKQIKIAEAHVANTTSETGPCGALVGTGPNQLASPLLSHGLRTVDGSCNNLQPGQETYGASDQVFPRLGSKSFTAAESGSFGGPPAATGYTQKSGSVFDSRPRTISNLIADQTSTNPAAVAAAGFPARTQGNDGVVPCTTDPNPDSTPPVAAAPEGCVPSHNTLFIPNVTTDVGLSPPYNSLFTLFGQFFDHGIDQTVKGGGTVYVPLKADDPLIAGPDHVFGNADDLDPHMRFMVLTRGQNQPGGDGQLGTADDVQDALNTNSPWVDQSQTYSSHSSHQVFLREYANNPSGRPVATGNMLGGPGGTPAAGGMASWADTKRQARELLGIQLLDKDVLNVPLLAADPYGKFIPGPKNGLPQFVTKSGLVEADRTSNGGLGTLVPQDVLYFNTPFLTDIAHNADPSPQDADHNPGTPPAAPSADGDKTASADFASQAPGTYDDEMLDAHFIAGDGRVNENIGLTAIHQVFHSEHDRVAADIRRVLGTDTSAKGLAALAEWKLTDGAGGWNGERLFQAARFITEMEYQHLVFEEFARKIQPGINPFEPFAFAQTDINPAISAEFAHAVYRFGHSMLTETISRRNQDSPGTDNVFGTSDDVRGSRNDLSLLEGFLNPPAYTDGGPAGALTSEEAAGSIIMGMSDQVGSELDEFVTDTLRNKLLGLPMDLAAINLTRARSEGLPTLNALRRELHDATNDSQLKPYTNWIDFGENIKHPASLVNFVAAYGKHPSIVQAATLEAKRTAARLIVSPDALAGEVAPEDAVAFMNSTDAWANTGTASITGLDDIDLWMGGLAERTNLFGGLLGSTFNYVFESQMTDLQNGDRLYYLARTPGMNLMAQLEGNSFAEMMMRNTNAHALKADAFATADCKFELKNLNGTAAGFASAGNTVTDDPASQCNESALLIRMPDGTIKYRASNSVDPAGINGQAVYNGSVNADRIHGGVDNDTMWGGTGNDVIEGNDGADTVLGGDGNDIITDSNGDDILKGGPDNDAIDGGPGLDLLLGGDGKDFINGGANSNETFAGEDDDFVIAGEGLDAVFGGGGSDWAEGGDGPDLLIGDSSNLFFLDDSQKPGNDVLSGQGGDDDYDMEGGDDVGIAGPGIEKVAGASGYDWEIGLHDPQPQDADLALPIEPLDILQVGVRDRYNEVEALSGGPFDDKLRGDDVVPKAVGGAGFIGCDALDQAGVDRIAGLNQLIPSLPTPIEEVINASASKECPVLTESHVWGEGNILLGGGGSDLLEGRGGNDILDGDRYLSVRLSVRTDANNAATEIGSATAMNAQYQRNADGTLTGPTLQQAVFAGAVDPGNIVAVREILTSSGGTDTAVFSDFESNYTITTTGGNGTVGSPGSVTTVQHNSGEDGTDTLSNIEQLVFGDGTDGAGDDLGEEVENEIDEVEDGLDEGTDEGAGDGIDEVIPGDGEVVVIVTPTPDTNTVPVPAPADPAPADQAPANPAPADQAPANPAPADQAPANQAPQNLAPQNPAPVEQTPGGFFIRTVDSAGSQVGEIISAEPGDTRVAVRGLENGAAYRFQVAPADGGSEPVFSELSEAVVPGATEDERRIFNQDAPPAGAGSDQPLAPVPGAAPFGGPFGTAPLITLAALAHYLSTSPGTAFLAITTGGLLAACILLAFKLYRFRAIARRTAFKESTKA, from the coding sequence ATGCAGGCTTTTTCGCGCAAGTCACCGTCCACGCCACACCACGGAACCGCATCAGCAAGAGTGCGCTTCCTGGCCGCATCCGGAGCGCTCGCCCTGGCCGCCTCAATGGGCCTGCCGCCCGTCGCGGCCAACGCCGTGCAAGCGCCGGTGGGCGCTGGCTTCACCATCACACCAGCAGACTTGTCCTTCATCCTGAAGCAAATCAAGATCGCGGAAGCGCACGTGGCCAACACCACGTCCGAAACCGGGCCATGCGGGGCACTGGTGGGGACCGGCCCGAACCAGCTTGCCAGCCCACTGCTGTCCCACGGCCTTCGGACCGTGGACGGAAGCTGCAACAACCTCCAGCCCGGCCAGGAGACGTACGGCGCCTCAGACCAGGTGTTCCCGCGGCTCGGGTCGAAGTCCTTCACGGCTGCCGAGAGCGGATCCTTCGGCGGTCCCCCCGCCGCAACGGGCTACACCCAAAAATCGGGAAGTGTCTTCGATTCGCGGCCGCGCACCATCAGCAACCTGATCGCCGATCAGACGTCCACCAACCCGGCAGCGGTCGCCGCGGCAGGCTTCCCGGCCAGGACCCAGGGCAACGACGGCGTGGTGCCCTGCACTACGGACCCCAACCCCGACTCCACACCCCCTGTGGCAGCCGCGCCGGAGGGCTGCGTCCCCTCGCACAACACGCTGTTCATCCCCAACGTGACTACCGACGTCGGACTGTCACCGCCCTACAACTCCCTGTTCACCCTCTTCGGCCAGTTCTTCGACCACGGCATCGACCAGACGGTCAAAGGCGGAGGCACGGTCTACGTGCCGCTCAAGGCTGATGACCCGCTGATCGCCGGGCCGGACCACGTCTTCGGCAACGCCGATGACCTCGACCCGCATATGCGCTTTATGGTGCTGACCCGCGGCCAAAACCAGCCCGGCGGGGACGGCCAACTCGGGACCGCGGACGATGTCCAGGATGCCCTGAACACCAATTCGCCGTGGGTGGACCAAAGCCAGACGTACTCGTCGCACTCCTCGCACCAGGTGTTCCTGCGCGAGTACGCAAACAACCCCTCGGGACGCCCGGTAGCGACCGGCAATATGCTGGGTGGCCCTGGAGGCACGCCTGCAGCCGGCGGCATGGCGTCCTGGGCTGACACCAAAAGGCAGGCCCGGGAGCTGCTCGGGATACAACTGCTGGACAAGGACGTCCTCAACGTCCCCCTGCTCGCCGCGGATCCCTACGGAAAGTTCATTCCCGGCCCGAAGAACGGACTCCCGCAGTTCGTCACGAAGTCCGGCCTCGTGGAGGCAGACCGGACCTCGAACGGGGGGCTGGGAACGCTCGTGCCGCAGGACGTGCTGTACTTCAACACGCCTTTCCTGACGGACATCGCCCATAACGCGGACCCCTCCCCTCAGGACGCCGACCACAACCCCGGTACCCCGCCGGCGGCTCCCTCCGCTGACGGCGACAAGACGGCTTCCGCGGATTTCGCCAGCCAGGCGCCAGGCACCTACGACGACGAGATGCTGGACGCCCACTTCATCGCCGGCGATGGCAGGGTCAACGAGAACATCGGGCTGACTGCCATCCACCAGGTGTTCCACTCCGAGCATGACCGTGTGGCCGCGGACATCAGGAGGGTCCTCGGTACTGACACGTCAGCCAAGGGGCTCGCCGCCCTGGCCGAGTGGAAGCTCACCGATGGCGCAGGCGGCTGGAACGGCGAACGGCTCTTCCAGGCCGCGCGGTTCATCACGGAGATGGAGTACCAGCACCTGGTCTTTGAGGAGTTCGCAAGGAAGATCCAGCCCGGCATCAACCCGTTCGAACCCTTCGCTTTCGCCCAGACGGATATCAATCCGGCAATCAGTGCCGAATTCGCCCACGCCGTGTACCGCTTCGGCCATTCGATGCTCACCGAAACTATCTCCCGCCGCAACCAGGACAGTCCCGGAACAGACAACGTGTTTGGAACGTCCGACGACGTCAGGGGCTCCCGGAACGACCTTTCCCTCCTCGAGGGCTTCCTGAATCCGCCGGCCTACACGGACGGCGGCCCCGCCGGCGCCCTCACCTCCGAGGAGGCCGCAGGCAGCATCATCATGGGCATGTCGGACCAGGTAGGCAGCGAACTGGATGAGTTTGTCACCGATACGCTCCGGAACAAACTGCTGGGGCTGCCCATGGACCTCGCTGCCATCAACCTCACCCGTGCCCGGTCAGAGGGACTTCCCACGTTGAACGCGCTGCGCCGGGAACTACACGACGCCACCAACGACAGCCAGCTCAAGCCGTACACCAACTGGATCGACTTTGGCGAAAACATCAAGCACCCGGCGTCCCTGGTCAATTTCGTGGCCGCCTACGGCAAGCACCCCTCGATCGTCCAGGCCGCAACACTCGAGGCCAAGCGTACGGCAGCCAGGCTGATCGTCAGCCCTGACGCCCTGGCCGGCGAGGTTGCCCCTGAGGATGCCGTTGCCTTTATGAACAGCACGGACGCCTGGGCCAACACGGGAACAGCATCCATCACCGGACTCGATGACATCGACCTCTGGATGGGCGGCCTCGCCGAACGGACCAACCTGTTCGGGGGACTGCTCGGCAGCACCTTCAACTACGTTTTCGAGAGCCAGATGACCGATCTGCAGAACGGCGACCGGCTCTACTACCTGGCGCGCACGCCCGGCATGAACCTGATGGCACAGCTTGAAGGAAATTCCTTCGCCGAGATGATGATGCGCAACACCAACGCGCACGCCTTGAAGGCCGATGCCTTCGCCACCGCCGACTGCAAATTTGAGCTGAAAAACCTCAACGGAACGGCCGCGGGCTTCGCCTCCGCCGGCAACACGGTGACCGACGATCCGGCGTCGCAGTGCAACGAGTCAGCGCTGCTGATCCGTATGCCTGACGGCACCATCAAGTACCGGGCTTCCAACTCGGTGGACCCGGCCGGCATCAACGGCCAGGCCGTGTACAACGGCTCCGTCAATGCTGACCGCATCCACGGCGGGGTGGACAACGACACCATGTGGGGCGGCACTGGCAACGACGTCATCGAAGGCAATGACGGCGCCGATACCGTCCTGGGCGGCGACGGCAACGACATCATCACCGACTCGAACGGAGACGACATCCTGAAAGGCGGACCGGACAATGACGCAATCGACGGCGGCCCCGGCCTGGATCTGCTCCTCGGCGGGGACGGCAAAGACTTCATCAACGGCGGGGCGAACTCAAACGAAACCTTCGCCGGTGAAGACGACGACTTTGTGATCGCCGGCGAAGGGCTGGACGCCGTGTTCGGCGGCGGCGGGAGCGACTGGGCTGAGGGCGGCGACGGCCCGGACCTGTTGATCGGCGACTCCAGCAACCTGTTCTTCCTGGACGATTCCCAGAAGCCCGGCAACGATGTCCTCAGCGGCCAGGGCGGCGACGACGACTACGACATGGAAGGCGGGGACGACGTCGGCATCGCCGGGCCCGGTATCGAGAAAGTGGCTGGAGCCTCGGGCTACGACTGGGAAATCGGCCTTCACGATCCCCAGCCGCAGGATGCCGACCTTGCCCTCCCCATCGAGCCGCTGGACATCCTCCAGGTGGGCGTCCGCGATAGGTACAACGAGGTTGAAGCGCTCTCCGGTGGTCCTTTCGACGACAAGCTCCGGGGCGACGACGTCGTTCCCAAGGCAGTGGGCGGTGCCGGCTTCATCGGCTGTGATGCCCTGGACCAGGCCGGCGTGGACCGCATTGCCGGGCTCAACCAGCTCATCCCCTCCCTGCCCACCCCCATCGAAGAGGTCATCAACGCGTCCGCATCCAAGGAATGCCCCGTGCTGACCGAATCGCACGTCTGGGGCGAGGGCAACATCCTCCTGGGCGGCGGCGGAAGCGACCTCCTCGAGGGCCGCGGCGGCAATGACATCCTCGACGGCGACCGCTACCTGTCAGTCCGGCTCAGCGTCCGCACGGATGCCAATAACGCTGCCACTGAAATCGGCAGCGCCACAGCAATGAACGCACAGTACCAGCGCAACGCCGACGGCACACTTACGGGCCCGACACTCCAGCAGGCCGTGTTCGCTGGGGCTGTCGACCCCGGAAACATCGTCGCTGTCCGGGAAATCCTTACCTCCAGCGGAGGGACCGACACCGCGGTCTTCTCGGACTTCGAATCCAACTACACCATCACCACCACGGGCGGTAACGGCACCGTGGGGTCACCCGGCTCGGTCACCACCGTTCAGCACAACAGCGGCGAGGATGGCACTGACACCCTTTCCAACATCGAACAGCTCGTCTTCGGCGACGGGACCGATGGAGCGGGCGACGACCTCGGCGAAGAGGTCGAAAATGAGATCGACGAGGTAGAGGACGGCCTGGACGAGGGAACCGACGAAGGCGCCGGTGACGGGATCGACGAGGTCATTCCCGGCGATGGCGAGGTTGTTGTGATTGTCACCCCGACGCCGGACACGAACACCGTTCCCGTCCCAGCACCAGCGGATCCAGCACCAGCGGACCAGGCACCAGCGAACCCCGCACCAGCCGACCAGGCACCAGCGAACCCCGCACCAGCCGACCAGGCACCAGCGAACCAGGCACCCCAGAACCTCGCACCCCAGAACCCCGCACCAGTGGAGCAGACGCCCGGAGGCTTCTTCATCCGGACCGTCGATTCCGCGGGGTCTCAGGTGGGAGAAATCATCAGTGCAGAGCCCGGTGACACGAGGGTGGCGGTCCGGGGCCTGGAGAACGGTGCCGCTTACCGGTTCCAAGTGGCCCCTGCCGACGGCGGCAGCGAGCCTGTGTTCTCCGAGTTGAGTGAAGCCGTTGTTCCCGGTGCCACCGAGGATGAGCGCCGCATCTTCAACCAGGATGCACCGCCCGCAGGAGCTGGTTCTGACCAACCCCTGGCACCCGTACCGGGCGCTGCACCGTTCGGGGGCCCCTTCGGAACCGCACCGCTGATCACCTTGGCGGCACTGGCCCACTACCTGTCCACCAGTCCCGGAACCGCATTCCTCGCCATCACCACAGGAGGCCTGTTGGCTGCCTGCATCCTGCTGGCATTCAAGTTGTACCGTTTTCGGGCCATAGCCAGGAGAACAGCGTTCAAGGAGTCCACCAAGGCCTGA
- a CDS encoding SDR family oxidoreductase, protein MRIAVAGGTGTVGRHVVAVARERGHDVVGISRAEGVDLVNGRGLYQALQGAETVIDVSGIQTVSTKKSVDFFTNATQNLLAAEKHAGVKHHIALSIVGIDKANSGLYAGKLVQEDEVRHGGIPWTLLRSTQFHEFVPMTVKAASAGPAVLVPKMFTQPVAAKEVAIALVDAAEAGPRGRVPDLGGPRAEQLTDLVKAYLAKTGQKKRIVPLHVPGPMGKAMRKGGLIPAAGAAVGRQTFLEWLEAGGAA, encoded by the coding sequence ATGAGGATTGCCGTTGCAGGGGGAACCGGTACAGTCGGCCGCCACGTCGTCGCCGTCGCCAGGGAGCGCGGGCACGATGTGGTGGGCATCAGCCGGGCGGAGGGCGTGGACCTGGTCAACGGCAGGGGCCTGTATCAGGCGCTCCAGGGTGCCGAAACGGTGATTGACGTCTCGGGCATCCAGACCGTTTCCACCAAGAAATCCGTGGACTTCTTCACCAACGCCACCCAGAACCTCCTGGCAGCGGAGAAGCATGCCGGTGTGAAGCACCACATTGCGCTGTCCATCGTTGGCATCGACAAAGCCAATTCGGGCCTGTACGCCGGCAAGCTGGTGCAGGAGGACGAAGTCAGACATGGCGGCATCCCGTGGACCCTCCTCCGGTCAACGCAGTTCCACGAGTTCGTGCCAATGACCGTCAAAGCCGCGTCCGCCGGCCCGGCGGTACTTGTGCCCAAAATGTTCACCCAGCCCGTCGCGGCAAAGGAGGTGGCCATCGCCCTGGTGGATGCTGCGGAAGCCGGGCCGCGGGGACGGGTCCCGGACCTCGGCGGGCCCAGGGCCGAGCAGCTGACAGACCTGGTCAAGGCCTACCTCGCCAAAACCGGGCAAAAGAAGCGAATCGTCCCCCTGCATGTCCCCGGGCCCATGGGCAAAGCGATGCGCAAAGGCGGGCTGATCCCGGCGGCGGGTGCCGCCGTCGGACGCCAGACGTTCCTGGAGTGGCTGGAAGCCGGGGGCGCTGCCTAG
- a CDS encoding glycosyl hydrolase, which translates to MFKIVKVLTAALAASAGLALAGIQPVQAAPAAQITLSPATGSAGSAVTVNGTGFKASASGTVVAGSASFAFRTATTGAFSTAITIPAAATGKLTVTAKTSSVQASSVFTVTPPAPALPPVSTARLRFGVATANGPMAGAELDEVALLAGESPSSVLFYKDFLQAPPISEMNAVRARGAVPLVTWEPWAWGGGVDQPAYALDRIAAGDFDTRIIEWGQSLAAWGYPVQLRFAHEMNGNWYPWAEGVNGNMAGDYVRAWRHVHDVVTATGASNVSWVWSPNVPYWGSTDLAGLFPGAGYVDFVGLDGYNWGTSASWSSWVSPQDLFAPGIAEFRAIAPGLPILIAETASSESGGSKAAWNTDLVSYLAAQPDVMGFVWFHLQKEADWRINSSDTSAAVFKSALTACRAS; encoded by the coding sequence GTGTTCAAGATTGTAAAAGTTCTTACTGCTGCCCTTGCCGCGAGCGCCGGCCTCGCGCTGGCAGGGATTCAACCAGTCCAGGCAGCACCGGCAGCCCAGATTACGCTCAGCCCGGCAACAGGATCTGCCGGGTCCGCCGTTACGGTCAACGGGACCGGTTTCAAGGCCTCCGCCTCGGGGACGGTGGTGGCCGGCTCGGCGTCGTTTGCTTTTCGGACTGCAACCACTGGGGCATTCAGCACAGCCATCACCATTCCGGCCGCAGCAACCGGAAAGCTGACCGTTACGGCCAAGACCTCCTCGGTCCAGGCGTCCTCGGTATTCACTGTGACCCCGCCGGCGCCGGCGCTGCCGCCGGTCAGCACCGCCCGCCTGCGTTTCGGGGTGGCCACCGCCAACGGCCCTATGGCCGGCGCTGAGCTGGATGAGGTGGCCCTGCTGGCAGGGGAAAGCCCGTCCAGCGTGCTCTTCTACAAGGACTTCCTCCAGGCACCGCCGATCAGTGAAATGAACGCTGTACGGGCCCGGGGTGCCGTGCCCTTGGTGACGTGGGAGCCGTGGGCCTGGGGAGGCGGAGTGGACCAGCCCGCGTACGCCCTGGACAGAATCGCGGCGGGCGACTTTGATACCCGGATTATTGAGTGGGGACAGTCACTGGCAGCTTGGGGATACCCGGTGCAGCTGCGGTTCGCCCATGAGATGAACGGGAACTGGTACCCCTGGGCTGAAGGTGTGAACGGCAATATGGCCGGAGACTATGTCCGCGCGTGGCGTCACGTGCATGACGTGGTGACCGCCACAGGTGCATCAAACGTCTCATGGGTATGGAGCCCGAACGTGCCCTATTGGGGATCCACTGACTTGGCCGGATTGTTCCCGGGCGCCGGCTACGTGGACTTCGTGGGGCTCGATGGGTACAACTGGGGCACGTCCGCGTCGTGGAGCAGCTGGGTCTCACCGCAGGATCTTTTTGCTCCGGGAATCGCCGAGTTCCGGGCAATCGCCCCGGGACTGCCGATTCTTATCGCTGAAACGGCGTCAAGCGAGTCCGGCGGATCCAAGGCGGCATGGAACACGGACCTGGTGTCCTACCTCGCGGCCCAGCCGGATGTGATGGGTTTCGTCTGGTTCCATCTGCAAAAGGAAGCCGACTGGCGCATCAACAGCAGTGACACCTCGGCCGCCGTCTTTAAGTCTGCTTTGACGGCCTGCCGGGCGTCATAG
- a CDS encoding DUF6855 family protein: MAAGTKADPWRLVTAPGSSEYIMYRDPEADPPALACQVGCLSG, from the coding sequence GTGGCTGCAGGTACGAAAGCTGACCCGTGGCGGCTGGTAACCGCCCCCGGATCATCCGAATACATCATGTACCGTGATCCCGAGGCGGATCCCCCGGCGCTGGCGTGCCAGGTGGGTTGCCTGTCCGGCTAA
- a CDS encoding YciI family protein: MAKYLVLIFQDETVTPQSEGESINPAYQEFMQRRAGSLLNGAALQPASTATSVRRDGSGGFSVTDGPFAESKEVLGGYFLLEAGDLDEALEIAKEVPAGVGVEVRPVRMVS; this comes from the coding sequence ATGGCAAAGTATCTGGTCCTGATCTTCCAGGATGAAACGGTGACTCCACAGTCGGAAGGTGAATCGATCAACCCCGCCTACCAGGAGTTTATGCAGCGGCGCGCAGGGTCCCTGCTCAATGGGGCGGCACTGCAGCCGGCCTCGACGGCCACATCCGTCCGGCGGGACGGGTCCGGCGGATTCTCGGTGACGGACGGTCCTTTCGCCGAATCGAAGGAGGTTCTGGGCGGCTACTTCCTGCTGGAAGCGGGCGACCTCGACGAGGCGCTGGAGATTGCCAAGGAAGTTCCGGCCGGCGTCGGAGTGGAGGTCCGGCCCGTGCGGATGGTCAGCTGA
- the lepB gene encoding signal peptidase I: MTAEVKRHGRRRLPSRRLLPLPKVLFAKGRWPRILVRALIPALAIVAARAWLVEPFTVSSDSMEPTIPEGAVVILYKPAAAAGWIQNGVVVAFTSPLDGHTAIKRIIAREGQTVAIRDSELYVDDVAVPEAFIDHSRIDATYFGPEKVPAGTVFVLGDNRGVSIDSRDYGAVPLTAIQGTLLTCQK, encoded by the coding sequence ATGACGGCAGAAGTAAAGCGCCACGGCAGGCGGCGGCTCCCAAGCCGCCGCCTGTTGCCGTTGCCAAAGGTGTTGTTCGCTAAGGGACGCTGGCCCCGCATTCTGGTGAGGGCGCTGATTCCTGCGCTGGCCATAGTGGCGGCCCGCGCCTGGCTGGTGGAACCTTTCACCGTGTCCTCGGACAGCATGGAGCCCACCATTCCTGAGGGCGCTGTGGTGATCCTGTACAAGCCGGCTGCCGCCGCCGGCTGGATCCAGAACGGCGTGGTGGTCGCTTTTACCAGCCCCCTTGACGGTCACACAGCCATCAAACGGATCATTGCCCGGGAAGGCCAGACCGTCGCCATCCGCGATTCGGAACTGTACGTCGACGACGTGGCGGTGCCAGAGGCCTTTATCGACCACAGCCGCATCGACGCCACCTACTTCGGACCCGAGAAAGTGCCAGCCGGAACCGTCTTTGTCCTCGGTGACAACCGCGGTGTGTCCATCGATTCCAGGGACTACGGAGCTGTGCCCTTGACCGCGATCCAGGGAACCCTGCTGACGTGCCAGAAGTAA